In Methanomicrobium antiquum, one DNA window encodes the following:
- the cofG gene encoding 7,8-didemethyl-8-hydroxy-5-deazariboflavin synthase subunit CofG, with translation MQSSVLTYSRNVFLPLTDVCHNRCAYCIFREPVRDGCVMCEGEVTDILRKGASFGCTEALFTFGERPELEDGFIRHLKKTGYNSILEFCYAMSEKAIKIGLLPHTNAGILDYNELSHLKEVNASMGLMLETTADIPAHKNSPGKDPAVRISMIEDAGKLKIPFTTGLLLGIGETEKDREESLEVIEGIHRRYGHIQEVIIQNFCPKPNTPMEKWPALKTEEICNTIKLACEILSDEISIQIPPNLVDAKILIDCGVDDLGGVSPVTIDYVNPEHPWPAIDELKKIAGEKELKERLCIYQRFIDRGWYPSLLSDLIGQLNKDIHIRSTK, from the coding sequence ATGCAAAGCAGTGTTCTAACCTACTCACGAAATGTTTTTCTGCCGCTGACAGATGTATGCCATAACAGGTGCGCATACTGTATTTTCAGAGAGCCTGTAAGAGATGGCTGTGTCATGTGTGAGGGTGAAGTCACTGATATTCTCCGGAAAGGTGCGTCTTTTGGCTGTACAGAGGCACTGTTTACATTTGGTGAAAGGCCTGAACTTGAAGATGGGTTTATAAGACATCTTAAAAAAACAGGCTATAATTCAATTCTTGAATTTTGCTATGCGATGTCAGAAAAGGCAATTAAGATCGGTCTTTTGCCCCATACAAACGCCGGTATATTAGACTATAATGAATTATCACATCTAAAAGAGGTCAATGCAAGCATGGGCCTTATGCTTGAGACAACAGCAGATATTCCTGCGCATAAAAACAGTCCGGGAAAAGACCCTGCTGTTAGAATCTCAATGATCGAGGATGCCGGAAAGCTGAAAATTCCTTTCACAACCGGACTTTTATTGGGCATTGGAGAGACTGAAAAGGACCGTGAAGAATCTCTTGAGGTAATTGAAGGTATTCACAGGCGCTATGGTCATATTCAGGAGGTAATAATTCAGAATTTCTGCCCAAAGCCTAATACTCCTATGGAAAAATGGCCTGCTTTAAAGACAGAAGAGATCTGTAACACAATAAAGCTTGCATGCGAAATTTTGTCTGATGAGATAAGCATACAGATTCCGCCAAATCTGGTAGATGCAAAAATTCTTATCGACTGTGGTGTTGATGACCTTGGCGGAGTGTCTCCTGTCACTATCGATTATGTAAATCCTGAACACCCCTGGCCGGCAATAGATGAGTTGAAGAAAATTGCCGGAGAAAAAGAGCTAAAAGAGCGACTTTGCATATATCAGAGATTTATTGACAGAGGATGGTATCCTTCCCTTTTATCAGACCTTATAGGACAACTAAACAAAGATATTCACATTAGAAGCACCAAATAA
- the fen gene encoding flap endonuclease-1, with the protein MGVALRDILLDYKNPVDWNELAGNCAVDGNNALYQFLTTIRQPDGTPLMDTGGRVTSHLSGLFFRLSNFLENGMHPVFIFDGKPPQFKSETIIIRREKKEKAKEAYMEAIAVGDTKEAFRQARSATKVDSEIIESSKKLLKLMGVPYFEAPGEGEAQAAVMAMSGDVKYSISQDYDSLLFGAPRLVRNMTVSRRRKVRGRTISVNPEKIVLSDVLSGLMITREELIEMGILIGTDFNEGVRGVGAKTALKIVREGKFAETVSEKLPGFDPDPVKEFFLNPPYSSDYNLEWKAVDFDGIIDYLCGDYEFSRGRIDAILEKLNVKQGQKTLEQWF; encoded by the coding sequence ATGGGAGTTGCTTTAAGGGATATTCTTTTGGATTATAAGAATCCGGTGGACTGGAATGAGCTTGCCGGAAATTGTGCAGTTGATGGAAATAATGCACTATATCAGTTTTTGACAACCATAAGACAGCCTGACGGAACGCCTCTTATGGATACGGGCGGGCGTGTTACATCGCATCTTTCCGGACTTTTTTTTAGGCTTTCCAATTTTTTGGAAAACGGTATGCATCCTGTTTTCATATTTGACGGAAAACCGCCACAGTTCAAATCTGAAACAATAATTATCCGGCGGGAGAAAAAGGAAAAAGCAAAAGAGGCATACATGGAGGCAATAGCAGTCGGCGATACAAAAGAGGCCTTCAGACAGGCACGATCTGCAACTAAGGTGGACTCAGAAATTATTGAGAGTTCCAAAAAACTTCTGAAGCTTATGGGAGTGCCATATTTTGAAGCACCTGGTGAAGGTGAGGCACAGGCGGCTGTAATGGCAATGAGCGGAGATGTGAAATATTCCATCTCGCAGGATTATGACTCACTTTTGTTTGGAGCACCAAGGCTTGTTCGCAATATGACTGTAAGCCGGAGAAGGAAGGTAAGAGGAAGAACTATTTCTGTAAATCCTGAAAAGATTGTGCTTTCTGATGTTTTGTCAGGCCTGATGATAACACGCGAAGAGTTAATCGAGATGGGCATTTTAATAGGAACTGACTTTAATGAAGGAGTAAGGGGAGTCGGTGCAAAAACTGCGCTTAAGATTGTGCGTGAAGGAAAATTTGCAGAAACAGTATCTGAGAAACTTCCAGGATTTGACCCTGACCCTGTTAAGGAATTTTTCTTAAATCCTCCTTATTCATCTGATTATAATCTTGAATGGAAAGCCGTTGATTTTGATGGAATAATAGATTATCTCTGTGGTGATTACGAATTTTCACGCGGTAGAATTGATGCCATTTTAGAGAAGCTGAATGTAAAGCAGGGTCAAAAAACACTTGAACAGTGGTTTTAA
- a CDS encoding ChaB family protein, translating into MPYETIEELPESVKNNLPKHAREIYFAAFNNAWDLYSDPKERRGDASREETAHKVAWAAVKNEYEKDENTGRWKKK; encoded by the coding sequence ATGCCATACGAAACTATTGAAGAACTGCCTGAAAGTGTAAAAAACAACCTGCCGAAACATGCAAGGGAGATTTATTTTGCAGCTTTCAACAATGCCTGGGACCTGTACAGTGATCCAAAGGAACGGCGGGGAGATGCATCCCGCGAGGAGACAGCACACAAAGTTGCCTGGGCCGCGGTAAAAAACGAATACGAAAAAGATGAAAATACAGGGAGATGGAAGAAAAAATAA
- a CDS encoding presenilin family intramembrane aspartyl protease PSH — protein sequence MKLNDIIPYFAMALMLLAVQILAIFLSPVMSEAGYTAFEDPHAIENTIYFITILLAFTAGMLLLIKYKGKKVLSWIIGASIFLVFIYIFAAILGKITGDTILSAILTLSLALLSAVLLYKYPEWYVIDTLGILICAGSASIFGISLDILPVILLLALLAVYDAISVYKTKHMLTLADGVISTKAPILVVIPKTRKYSYIKEGFEMSKEKSERGAFMMGMGDLIMPSILVVSSHIWLNADILPIGISIPTLAAMTGSFGGLCILLYFVSKGKPQAGLPTLNGGVILGFLFGCALSGSWDWILGIL from the coding sequence GTGAAATTAAATGACATAATACCTTATTTTGCAATGGCACTTATGCTTCTTGCTGTTCAGATTCTGGCAATTTTTCTGTCACCAGTTATGAGCGAAGCTGGATACACGGCATTTGAAGATCCGCATGCAATTGAAAACACGATATATTTTATCACCATATTGCTTGCATTTACAGCAGGTATGCTTCTCTTAATAAAATACAAGGGTAAAAAAGTGCTTAGCTGGATTATCGGCGCATCAATATTTCTTGTATTCATATACATTTTTGCGGCAATACTTGGAAAAATAACAGGAGATACAATATTATCTGCAATTCTTACATTATCTCTTGCCTTATTATCTGCAGTCCTTCTCTATAAATATCCGGAATGGTATGTTATAGATACACTTGGAATCTTAATCTGCGCAGGTTCTGCCTCTATTTTTGGAATATCACTTGACATATTGCCTGTAATTCTTCTCCTTGCACTTCTCGCGGTTTATGATGCAATATCGGTTTACAAAACAAAACATATGCTTACGCTTGCAGACGGAGTTATCAGTACAAAAGCACCGATTCTTGTTGTAATTCCAAAAACCAGAAAATATTCCTATATAAAAGAAGGATTTGAGATGAGTAAAGAAAAAAGTGAACGCGGCGCTTTTATGATGGGAATGGGGGATTTAATCATGCCCTCCATCCTTGTTGTATCATCGCACATATGGTTAAACGCCGACATTCTTCCAATCGGAATCAGCATCCCGACTCTTGCGGCAATGACAGGCTCTTTTGGTGGTCTTTGCATTTTACTTTACTTTGTTTCAAAAGGAAAACCACAGGCAGGACTTCCAACGCTTAACGGCGGAGTCATTCTGGGATTTCTTTTTGGTTGCGCGCTATCAGGTTCTTGGGACTGGATTTTAGGTATTCTGTAA
- a CDS encoding NOG1 family protein, translated as MEFENIPTIPTADEILDRSLRRAALIKKEKTDKDRANEEFIRAIYSSVYDKLIDSVQKFPNFDELSPFYTDIVNLLFSVDKIRHSLGAIQWAAETARKVGGSYARDMRNSGDTNTLRKQATARIASIVHQVDKDLKYLNEARNVLRKLPDIREEEFTVVVAGYPNVGKSSFINLVSSATSEVAGYAFTTKRIIVGHHDVGRDRIQIVDTPGILDRPVEERNAIENQALSAITNVADMILFIIDASEGCGYSIESQMNLMKSIKEVTKGVPFEAVVNKSDMKEMPGFINMSTITEDGIEDVVSLITEYLKSSPKNLIARNQKEIPE; from the coding sequence GTGGAATTTGAAAATATACCAACTATTCCGACCGCCGATGAGATACTCGACAGGTCGTTAAGGCGCGCCGCACTCATTAAAAAAGAGAAAACTGACAAAGATCGCGCCAACGAAGAGTTCATAAGAGCAATATACAGTTCAGTATATGACAAGCTCATTGACTCTGTTCAGAAATTTCCTAATTTCGATGAATTATCACCATTTTACACAGATATAGTCAATTTGCTATTTAGTGTGGACAAGATCAGGCACTCTCTTGGTGCAATACAGTGGGCGGCCGAGACTGCAAGAAAAGTGGGTGGATCATACGCGCGGGATATGAGAAATTCAGGTGATACTAATACACTTAGAAAACAGGCAACAGCAAGGATTGCATCAATTGTCCATCAGGTTGACAAAGATCTAAAGTACTTAAACGAAGCAAGAAATGTTCTAAGAAAACTTCCTGATATTAGAGAAGAGGAATTTACAGTTGTAGTCGCCGGATATCCCAATGTCGGAAAATCTTCATTTATCAATCTTGTATCTTCCGCAACATCTGAAGTCGCAGGATATGCCTTTACAACAAAAAGAATAATTGTCGGTCACCATGATGTTGGACGTGACAGAATACAGATTGTAGATACTCCGGGAATCCTTGACAGGCCTGTTGAGGAGAGAAATGCAATAGAAAATCAGGCTCTTTCTGCGATTACAAACGTTGCTGATATGATTCTTTTCATAATTGATGCAAGTGAGGGATGTGGATATTCAATTGAATCTCAGATGAATCTTATGAAAAGCATAAAAGAGGTTACTAAAGGTGTTCCTTTTGAGGCTGTAGTAAACAAATCCGATATGAAAGAAATGCCCGGGTTTATAAATATGTCAACAATTACAGAAGACGGGATAGAAGATGTTGTATCCTTAATTACAGAATACCTAAAATCCAGTCCCAAGAACCTGATAGCGCGCAACCAAAAAGAAATCCCAGAATGA
- a CDS encoding CBS domain-containing protein, translated as MELSLIQKDILITLITLYHQKSAAIKGEGIAEVLKRNPGTVRNQMQALKALGLVDGVPGPKGGYTPTGAAYKELNLNNYSKESKVPIQRGNKVAEGINVAEIDFTTLCHPDICHAVIKLIGSVKAFDIGDEVTIGPSPVNRLLVKGEVYGKDEVSQSLLITISEIISLPKKQIRYYMSSPVFTLKTTDTFKNAVHLFNETKIHGAPVTAEDGKLRGILTLSDIARGIDKEEKLDIPVEKYMTTDVVIISPEVNLYEVIGRFKEQKIGRVIIIEDGMPVGILTQSDVIKVFPAL; from the coding sequence ATGGAATTATCCCTCATCCAAAAGGACATCCTTATTACTTTAATCACCCTCTACCATCAGAAATCCGCCGCAATAAAAGGAGAGGGTATTGCGGAGGTTTTGAAAAGAAACCCCGGAACTGTCCGTAATCAGATGCAGGCCTTAAAAGCTTTGGGGCTTGTTGACGGAGTACCGGGACCTAAAGGCGGCTACACACCAACAGGTGCGGCATACAAAGAACTTAACCTGAATAATTACAGCAAGGAATCGAAAGTTCCTATTCAGCGTGGAAATAAAGTTGCAGAAGGTATTAATGTCGCAGAGATAGATTTTACAACACTCTGCCACCCCGACATCTGTCATGCGGTAATAAAACTCATTGGAAGTGTAAAGGCCTTTGATATTGGGGATGAAGTAACAATCGGCCCGTCACCTGTCAACAGGCTTTTGGTCAAGGGCGAGGTTTACGGAAAAGATGAGGTTTCACAGTCACTCCTGATAACAATATCTGAAATAATATCCCTTCCAAAAAAACAGATTCGGTATTACATGAGTTCTCCGGTTTTTACACTGAAGACAACTGACACTTTTAAAAATGCAGTCCACTTATTCAACGAAACTAAAATCCATGGCGCACCTGTAACTGCAGAAGACGGAAAACTTCGTGGTATATTAACTTTGAGCGACATTGCACGAGGTATTGACAAAGAAGAAAAGCTAGATATTCCTGTCGAAAAATACATGACAACCGATGTTGTGATAATATCTCCGGAGGTTAATTTATACGAGGTAATCGGGCGCTTTAAAGAACAAAAAATTGGCAGGGTTATAATTATTGAAGATGGAATGCCGGTTGGAATCCTGACACAATCAGACGTTATCAAAGTATTCCCTGCACTCTAA
- a CDS encoding PRC-barrel domain-containing protein: protein MKNTFSRSLSKKQVMSTDGMVIGTIRNIMVDLDSGQVDSLVVKPEPGFDCSGYAVDGDRLFIPFEAVRDIRDYIVVDRYLSKQ from the coding sequence ATGAAGAATACATTCTCCCGAAGTCTCTCAAAGAAACAGGTCATGAGCACAGACGGAATGGTTATCGGCACAATAAGAAATATTATGGTTGATTTGGATTCCGGTCAGGTTGACAGTCTGGTTGTAAAACCGGAACCGGGATTTGACTGTTCGGGCTATGCAGTTGATGGTGATCGTCTCTTTATTCCTTTTGAAGCAGTAAGAGATATCAGAGATTACATCGTTGTTGACCGGTATCTTTCAAAACAGTGA
- a CDS encoding phosphoglycolate phosphatase produces MNKTSSFSPRALICDIDGTITDKSRRINLDSVSVIRTLIDNDIPVIFASGNTVCSLTFLCKMVGTDGTIISENGGVYRIGFAGELKICGDKDVSITAYKRLQDYFQKKGVSLELYSPEYRFADVAFAHTGDADEVREVVKDLPVKILDSGFALHIMSDYVNKGTTFLKVSKEIGISPDNFIAIGDSSNDIELIKNAGLGVAVGGGQKSAAEAADYVSLKKFGDGFSESVRKYFPSLF; encoded by the coding sequence ATGAATAAAACCTCCTCTTTTTCACCGCGTGCATTAATATGCGATATTGATGGAACGATAACTGATAAGAGTCGCAGAATAAATCTGGACTCTGTTTCTGTTATCAGAACTCTCATTGATAACGATATTCCCGTTATATTTGCCAGTGGAAATACGGTCTGTTCACTTACCTTTCTATGCAAAATGGTAGGAACAGACGGAACAATAATCTCAGAAAACGGCGGAGTTTACAGAATTGGATTTGCCGGTGAACTTAAAATCTGTGGGGATAAGGACGTTTCAATTACTGCATATAAACGCCTGCAGGATTATTTCCAAAAAAAAGGTGTATCTCTTGAACTTTACAGCCCGGAATATCGGTTTGCGGATGTTGCCTTTGCACATACCGGAGATGCAGATGAAGTAAGAGAGGTTGTCAAAGATTTGCCTGTTAAAATATTGGATTCAGGATTTGCTCTTCATATTATGTCAGATTATGTCAACAAAGGCACTACTTTTTTGAAGGTTTCCAAAGAAATAGGAATTTCACCTGATAATTTCATTGCAATTGGAGATTCTTCAAATGATATAGAGCTTATAAAAAATGCAGGGCTTGGAGTTGCAGTTGGCGGGGGGCAGAAATCTGCGGCTGAAGCTGCTGATTATGTAAGTCTCAAAAAATTCGGGGATGGTTTCTCGGAAAGTGTAAGGAAATATTTCCCTTCACTGTTTTGA
- the radA gene encoding DNA repair and recombination protein RadA, with protein sequence MSEHEIEDLPGVGPTTADKLRDAGYCTIEGIATASYADLAEAAEIGESTAKKMIKEARKMADIGGFRTGIAVLEERKEVKKLSTLVPEFDELMGGGLETMSIIEFYGEFGSGKSQIAHQMAVNAQLPLEYGGLNGSVVYVDTENTFRPERIRQMIEGLDVDMEVPSVEEFLEHIHVAEAFTSDHQMLLVDSIRELAADLRESEKPVRLIVIDSLMAHFRAEYAGRGTLSVRQQKLNKYMYDLAKLAKEYNSVVIVTNQVQSNPAVFFGDPTKPTGGNIVGHASKFRVYLRKSKGGKRVAKLVDSPDQPEGEAAFVVEMAGLKSV encoded by the coding sequence ATGTCAGAACATGAAATTGAAGACCTGCCCGGAGTAGGGCCTACAACAGCAGATAAACTTCGTGATGCAGGGTACTGCACAATAGAAGGAATTGCGACTGCATCATATGCGGATTTGGCTGAGGCCGCCGAAATTGGTGAAAGTACAGCCAAGAAGATGATAAAAGAAGCCAGAAAGATGGCTGACATCGGAGGATTCCGAACAGGGATCGCTGTTCTTGAGGAAAGAAAGGAAGTAAAAAAGCTAAGTACTCTTGTTCCTGAATTTGATGAGCTTATGGGCGGCGGACTTGAAACGATGTCCATCATAGAATTCTATGGTGAATTTGGTTCTGGAAAGAGCCAGATCGCACACCAGATGGCTGTAAATGCACAGCTTCCTTTGGAATATGGAGGCCTTAACGGGTCTGTTGTTTATGTTGACACAGAAAATACTTTCAGGCCTGAGAGAATCCGCCAGATGATTGAAGGCCTTGATGTTGATATGGAAGTTCCCTCTGTTGAGGAATTTTTAGAGCACATTCATGTCGCAGAAGCGTTCACCTCAGATCATCAGATGCTTCTTGTTGACAGCATAAGAGAGCTTGCCGCAGATCTTCGCGAATCAGAAAAACCTGTCCGTCTGATTGTAATTGATTCTTTAATGGCGCATTTCCGTGCTGAATATGCCGGACGCGGAACACTTTCTGTTCGACAACAGAAGCTAAACAAGTACATGTACGATCTTGCAAAACTTGCTAAAGAATATAATTCAGTTGTTATAGTCACAAATCAGGTACAGTCAAATCCTGCGGTATTCTTTGGCGATCCTACAAAGCCGACCGGTGGAAACATTGTAGGACATGCATCCAAATTCCGTGTTTATCTTCGTAAAAGCAAGGGTGGAAAACGCGTTGCAAAACTTGTTGACAGCCCTGATCAGCCGGAAGGAGAAGCCGCATTTGTTGTTGAAATGGCAGGTCTTAAGTCGGTTTGA